One window of the Pyxicephalus adspersus chromosome 5, UCB_Pads_2.0, whole genome shotgun sequence genome contains the following:
- the MTURN gene encoding maturin: protein MDFQQLADVADKWCSNTPFDLIATEETERRMDFYADPGVSFYVLCPDNGCGDNFHVWSESEDCLPFLQLAQDYISSCGKKTLHEILEKVFKSFRPLLGLPDVDDDTFEEYNADVEEDEPEADHQQMGVSQQ from the exons ATGGACTTCCAGCAGCTGGCGGACGTCGCTGACAAATGGTGCTCCAATACCCCCTTCGACCTCATCGCCACCGAGGAGACAGAGCGGAGGATGGATTTCTATGCCGACCCCGGGGTCTCTTTCTACGTGCTGTGCCCGGACAACGGCTGCGGGGACAATTTT CATGTGTGGAGTGAAAGTGAAGACTGCTTACCTTTCCTGCAGCTAGCTCAGGATTACATTTCCTCCTGTGGGAAGAAGACACTTCATGAAATACTGGAGAAAGTTTTCAAGTCATTCAGGCCA CTACTCGGTCTCCCAGACGTGGATGATGACACATTTGAAGAATATAATGCGGATGTGGAAGAGGATGAACCAGAGGCAGATCACCAGCAGATGGGGGTCAGCCAGCAGTAG